In a single window of the Oscarella lobularis chromosome 2, ooOscLobu1.1, whole genome shotgun sequence genome:
- the LOC136183732 gene encoding uncharacterized protein isoform X2 yields the protein MARAPFNSSVDLCIVATSEFSTVLSTLKKATGSSVTTGPCDCFKRDTNELALCIHYVEWAKYFDDQTHGPLRIAVVCPTDEGREGIAALLSNIAQTKLRPAIIAMTGACSGAAQLGDLLVPFRVAVNSGKKLEGGGRLPDATYAELDSSLKMVVDNEIKSGRTDWLRYLPDEFRPDPLLVRSEILLVVANGKATLSDICDELRCKHSTWPSNATQSDVIGIAVDALESEGSVSSDETGVTLTEKGKVSTHCSTQGRRKAGPCLHKGGVLSGDLEDEDTDFDAIRKAEGQDSLIGYEKGGGYALFHNVQSSFRTAKAIFVNGVADFGTKSSQMPYYRDYCTASATAFICFLLKAHLAYFENLFLSVRVNESVDDHVSTPRAGLDRGVEKSQGNDQVIQEALVEKKDLFLLSEQEFIKSTSSFLLREWPSLMRLLHVEEPDIEEIKGDYQGIRRQCAQALGKWIKSLPRGIPNAATFMLKKQLKVLGISIPLIDHLQCDETNEEDLLREYEKSRRTSGGFSQALKATVAWNTYDFNCLNKLAEALELDEAAAGRAMVENKNDVVEQAAAIITIWVKRQSANVEINSVFKNLLRKESLESLLNPLSPRRSDESSGHKLLEDYLSAMCKQYKNVEFNFYGTEGAPKQLPLENVYVPLRLESSWQDSPNPCYYSGSQVPRDVEKASEMVFSNAAASSVSRIQHHYIVQRLLTKQIEPDMQKDQPATAVFKKYPVLVILGDPGSGKTTMAQWLTLRHAETLRHAKNIRTKEKVVIPESQADINRTIQANTEDNNNMGLCKCPIFIRAADFAKHLKEKQEEKQQIVYNEELEQFLGMPTNFNYKLSDGNFLFGQRLNSELRNCLVQGRAVVIVDGLDEIPTTTYEKWSEEHRRDLWELRRDVIRCVSDFVAQHVDCSKENSGTEESFSGNQIVITSRISGYWRAPVQFENVKIIHALVRPMERTAIRHFCHKWMRAAHGLESTELSISNYYTESEEKLDDSDLNESLKAKDVDISAERFFRQLTDRRHPQRYVMASNPLLLTILLLMYKSSSSDQLPSTRCVLYEKITQHLILEKWRRKDGLLSESERMVYWDVLCDVAGFILKHAFGDYIDRKNLKDIMKRHFKPANSHETIGRIDEMIQEFEIKPGILVQKSPDDFGFVHKSFLEFFGGLSELAWRESEKSPEIRIEAAVDLITEHYWQPKWKEPILHGLACAGGSSQAWPKSRLNELLSQLIDVIDHATEQMNSSAHRQFQIVYYIISAMTEWRLYFVEKEILQSLISSLFRYCMFAVLERSRVSPVINHIEKALRAIKDFSRDILIEKFEELLTKDCRKTRCLCAILLDRLQLLDDNFERKLRQSLSFDMEELGWPIHAILRLLASCDVGLGALPARIPNPNVVQEDIDMLEGFSLSAFKAEKKVLECLMKNETTLNDQLEKLKADFRHHWNEITNSLNLITKDSLASLSDATFRHALGGNRFAKDLVLKLRHGVMKRDLYESLKYLREMSTEGVDKTPDQTLLKALRNFAALFRGIIESNVTTLSQVKKQVVELSDLKQTYSKYVVDTFEDRVQPPTPKLSDVVRKNATYDVASVVAVFSLGSLLQLSSPMLGFSVLRGISISYCLVRSLVVEEGLKTLIQDEDTAAKLRFCNRYLDMEEGVAKAVVDHVSSLHPMMLKKYFVPALVDSCLIKNCYQLDKKERLLQREPLSLMSMPEIDKKVKEEVPKIKEDFDNICLQINEQCASFATCHFHAQTPRRVESGFADDETSANLQMIRRARQPRNSKFCQMVIALHGGTHYLGLKDFTGEYEHFQFLDRLSHTQRQQCLELHVLTESFPLFALRRRIAQTSGCSRVRAKKLAVLRQAKPVIRPDCIFTDRSGISDRLTKHKSDVEMEDMLESFKNELSTDATRLEESKALALCLTVAGSCKVVAKLLRSEVPMHRFRNEIADVLSERLHTLSDATCRAQIHFVQLPCVKRILQSSRGAQFCLEFVKLYTDLGGKPDTKLLSGLEDEGSPEDVQIVVRALILGFHLSKKEFRSDSDEESFQILPELRTPTDESKLRVCNILDCLSFCSTMDWWARRNTIVLPFFRRLTKPNICFAQEMKEAYSLDLLETLEAIAVCLPSFALAVIEFLRPHGASGICGLFWRTMHFVIQMRVNPRKEGLKAVEEKTKLRAQCQTFASSNTFASGQVLIALLKFFPSDVAEMQNKIFDFATTLSTSSSLKAFQLLWWCLSSPYSRCRETIADKAESYGSTIECPQKRALALCRLSIYCCSSQKTLELLNTSLKGITITELAQSTMAAELRQCVPELYFIISAVALKENGAVNLANRFWDSVHLGDNLIGFQSFALEQAKTLIELEAEKDDSIGILFNLILLTSRTRDTLLAGGCCLHLAGNEDKYWFAFQNGIGVTAQSARHKLRKRLRQGFLDLSVPVALVLKAMLKSERRMEVAEFFPHLRIVSKEVITLIEAWLEDDILCSIEIMENVTVKNAVLLLISECHGLTERSFDCIFKFLKCKNDVFRMRAEGVLTASQVYCTSSSSVHFLQKIANFVEDAQKSRNCRIAYLARKLLYSIHHDDASICTDLLKGVSRELEETVGTNESNVLIEGMYSASAEVWKELEKVLGELKSKTNSEDLQKSIFLSLCSLCHGFRLQGFNDTSKFYQHFSSCIRFFANNAMAEELLKEIQCFRSNPLAILRIISFRKEGDFKYNDVQKWLRVNLRDLLQTLSNDTIGAEYKFLDADLLCERSSAYHVLYCLSNAADDWRSERIRNIMENVVSLQWRDWELEMDSMELVESEIELDPSFSTCSIIQKLAMLCSDMLKKWNQNQTEFKNIIAGLLCNVVICLAGVLGAAISDKPSSKSFSNQDAKFLVMFALQRSPLVQYAVLVIIANLNFTELDDNVVSLTYHLLQYPGSCLTRCQILEKIRHLYRIVEEKKYALEKQLQSGSAIECVVACCLIAMMTKFSNMNSDILKTLTEKLKAVLQNQTICQQPIYPFWIDSKAGKFPLVEDLILETLTNISGSVFEAVPLLPYKLGEPDSKGVFVHEETSKSPIWYKYGYDSEEWLWTPYEPGKKKRVWMSASTDIVQEGDYKSYLPSLENQELIRYLQSCPRPPSSSGALGHLLT from the exons ATGGCGAGAGCGCCGTTCAACAGCAGCGTGGACCTCTGCATCGTTGCCACAAGCGAGTTTTCGACTGTCCTTTCCACTCTAAAAAAGGCCACGGGTTCATCTGTGACGACTGGTCCATGCGATTGCTTCAAGCGAGACACGAACGAGCTCGCCCTTTGCATTCACTACGTAGAATGGGCAAAATACTTTGACGATCAAACGCATGGCCCTCTCAGAATAGCCGTCGTCTGCCCCACTGACGAAGGCAGAGAGGGAATTGCGGCGCTTCTCAGTAACATTGCCCAAACGAAGCTTCGACCTGCAATTATTGCCATGACTGGAGCATGCTCTGGAGCCGCACAACTCGGTGACTTGCTTGTGCCATTCAGAGTGGCAGTGAATTCCGGAAAAAAGTTGGAAGGAGGAGGCAGGCTCCCAGACGCGACCTATGCAGAGTTGGACAGCAGCCTCAAGATGGTTGTAGACAATGAGATCAAGTCCGGCAGAACTGACTGGCTGCGCTATCTTCCCGACGAATTCAGACCTGATCCTCTTTTGGTACGAAGTGAAATTTTACTTGTG GTTGCTAATGGCAAAGCAACCCTTTCTGATATTTGTGATGAACTTCGTTGTAAGCATAGCACTTGGCCTAGTAATGCTACCCAGTCAGACGTTATTGGCATTGCTGTGGATGCACTTGAGAGCGAAGGCTCGGTGAGCAGTGACGAAACAGGTGTGACATTGACcgagaaaggaaaagtgTCGACCCATTGTTCAACACAGGGACGACGAAAGGCTGGTCCGTGTCTTCATAAGGGAGGAGTTTTGTCGGGTGACTTGGAAGATGAAGACACGGACTTTGACGCCATCAGGAAAGCCGAAGGGCAGGATTCTTTGATAGGTTATGAAAAGGGAGGCGGCTATGCTTTGTTTCACAATGTTCAGAGCAGCTTTCGCACAGCTAAGGCCATCTTTGTCAATGGAGTTGCTGACTTTGGCACAAAATCGTCTCAAATGCCGTACTATCGTGACTATTGCACTGCATCAGCCACAGCTTTTATTTGCTTTCTCTTGAAAGCACACTTGGCGTACTTTG AAAATCTTTTCCTCTCCGTACGAGTCAATGAATCAGTGGACGATCACGTGAGCACTCCAAGAGCGGGTCTTGATAGAGGCGTCGAAAAAAGCCAGGGAAATGATCAAGTAATCCAAGAAG CTTTGGTGGAAAAAAAGGATTTGTTTTTACTGTCCGAGCAAGAATTTATTAAGTCAACATCGTCTTTTCTGCTACGAGAGTGGCCATCACTAATGAGACTCCTGCACGTTGAGGAACcagatattgaagaaatCAAGGGTGACTACCAAGGAATTAGGAGGCAGTGTGCTCAGGCTTTGGGAAAATGGATTAAATCTTTACCTCGGGGAATTCCAAACGCTGCTACTTTCATGTTAAAAAAACAGCTTAAAGTACTTGGAATATCCATTCCGCTTATTG ATCACCTTCAGTGCGACGAAACAAATGAGGAAGATTTACTACGCGAATACGAAA AGTCTAGACGCACTTCTGGTGGCTTCTCTCAGGCTCTAAAAGCCACTGTTGCTTGGAATACTTATGACTTTAATTGCCTTAACAAGCTTGCAGAAGCACTTGAACTTGATGAAGCTGCGGCTGGAAGAGCTATGGTTGAAAACAAGAACGATGTTGTTGAGCAAGCAGCCGCTATCATAACAATATGGGTGAAACGCCAGTCTGCTAATGTTGAAATAAACAGCGTGTTTAAGAATTTACTTCGGAAAGAAAGTTTGGAGAGCTTATTGAACCCTTTAAGTCCGCGGCGATCTGACGAGTCTTCCGGACACAAACTGCTGGAAGACTATCTCTCAGCCATGTGCAAACAATACAAAAACGTCGAGTTCAATTTCTATGGCACAGAAGGGGCTCCTAAACAACTACCGCTAGAAAACGTATACGTGCCTTTGAGACTGGAGTCGTCGTGGCAGGATTCTCCCAACCCTTGTTACTACAGCGGATCCCAAGTTCCCAGAGATGTCGAGAAGGCCTCCGAAATGGTATTTTCAAACGCAGCCGCGTCCAGTGTGAGCAGGATTCAACATCATTACATCGTTCAACGTCTTTTAACCAAGCAAATTGAACCTGACATGCAAAAAGACCAACCTGCAACGGCTGTTTTCAAGAAGTACCCGGTCCTCGTGATTTTAGGCGATCCTGGCAGCGGAAAGACTACTATGGCTCAGTGGCTGACTCTGCGTCATGCTGAGACTCTGCGTCATGCTAAGAACATTAGAACCAAGGAAAAGGTTGTTATTCCAGAATCTCAAGCAGATATCAACAGAACCATTCAGGCTAACACTGAAGACAATAATAACATGGGACTTTGTAAATGTCCAATTTTCATTCGCGCTGCTGATTTCGCTAAGCacttgaaagagaaacaggAAGAAAAGCAACAGATTGTTTATAACGAGGAGCTTGAACAGTTTTTGGGAATGCCAACGAACTTTAATTACAAGCTTTCAGAcggaaattttctctttggtCAGCGTTTAAATTCGGAACTCAGAAATTGCCTGGTACAGGGTCGTGCAGTTGTCATTGTTGACGGTCTCGACGAAATACCTACAACAACGTATGAGAAATGGTCAGAGGAGCATCGGCGTGATCTTTGGGAGCTGCGTAGAGACGTCATTCGCTGTGTGAGCGATTTTGTCGCTCAACACGTCGATTGCTCTAAGGAAAACTCTGGAACTGAAGAATCCTTCTCTGGAAATCAAATCGTGATAACTAGTCGCATTTCCGGATATTGGCGAGCTCCCGTTCAGTTTGAAAACGTCAAGATTATTCATGCGCTTGTTCGTCCTATGGAGCGAACTGCTATTCGCCATTTCTGCCACAAGTGGATGAGAGCCGCTCACGGGTTGGAATCAACAGAACTGTCAATTTCAAACTATTATActgaaagcgaagaaaaactTGACGATAGTGACTTGAACGAATCGTTAAAAGCAAAAGACGTAGATATTTCTGCCGAGCGTTTTTTTAGACAGCTTACTGACCGAAGGCATCCACAACGCTACGTCATGGCATCTAACCCACTCCTGTTAACTATTTTGCTTCTGATGTATAAATCTTCAAGTTCTGACCAGTTGCCTTCTACACGCTGTGTCCTGTATGAAAAAATTACGCAGCATTTAATCTTGGAGAAATGGCGGAGAAAAGACGGCCTTCTTTCAGAAAGTGAACGAATGGTTTATTGGGACGTTCTTTGCGACGTTGCTGGCTTCATACTAAAGCATGCTTTTGGGGATTACATCGACCGGAAAAACCTAAAGGACATCATGAAAAGGCATTTTAAGCCAGCAAATTCACATGAAACCATAGGGAGGATTGATGAAATGATTCAGGAGTTTGAAATTAAACCAGGAATATTGGTTCAAAAATCTCCGGATGATTTTGGCTTTGTTCATAAATCgtttttggaattttttggCGGGTTGAGCGAACTAGCTTGGCGCGAAAGTGAAAAGAGTCCGGAAATACGTATTGAAGCTGCAGTAGATCTTATAACTGAGCATTACTGGCAGCCCAAATGGAAGGAGCCTATTTTGCACGGTCTTGCTTGCGCTGGAGGGAGCAGTCAAGCATGGCCTAAGAGTCGTCTTAATGAACTTCTGTCTCAgctgattgacgtcattgaccATGCCACCGAACAGATGAATTCGTCAGCACATAGAcaatttcaaatcgtctACTATATCATTTCAGCGATGACGGAATGGAGGCTCTATTTCGTTGAGAAGGAAATACTCCAGAGTTTAATTTCTTCGCTATTTCGTTATTGTATGTTTGCCGTTTTGGAACGGTCAAGAGTTTCGCCTGTGATTAACCATATTGAAAAAGCGTTGCGCGCAATCAAAGACTTTAGTCGAGATATCCTCATTGAAAAGTTTGAAGAATTGCTGACTAAGGATTGCAGGAAAACTCGTTGCCTCTGCGCTATTCTGTTGGATCGCTTGCAATTGCTAGACGACAACTTCGAAAGAAAACTAAGACAGTCGTTGTCTTTCGATATGGAAGAGCTGGGTTGGCCTATTCATGCCATTTTAAGACTTCTTGCGTCTTGCGATGTCGGTCTGGGTGCACTTCCAGCCCGTATCCCTAATCCTAACGTTGTGCAAGAGGACATTGATATGCTTGAGGGTTTTTCACTTTCGGCTTTCAAAGCTGAAAAAAAGGTTTTAGAATGTCTCATGAAAAACGAAACAACTTTAAACGACCAACTCGAGAAACTGAAAGCTGATTTCCGGCATCATTGGAATGAAATTACTAATTCGCTGAACTTGATTACAAAGGATTCACTGGCATCTCTTAGCGATGCCACTTTTCGTCATGCTTTGGGAGGAAACAGATTTGCAAAAGATCTTGTTCTGAAGTTACGGCATGGAGTGATGAAGCGAGATCTGTATGAGTCGCTCAAATATCTGCGTGAAATGTCGACAGAAGGAGTGGACAAAACGCCTGATCAGACTCTCCTGAAAGCACTAAGAAATTTTGCGGCTCTGTTTCGGGGAATAATTGAAAGCAATGTGACGACTTTAAGTCAGGTGAAAAAGCAGGTTGTTGAACTTTCAGATTTAAAACAAACATACTCTAAATACGTCGTTGACACGTTTGAAGATAGAGTACAGCCGCCGACTCCGAAGCTTTCGGATGTcgtgagaaaaaatgcaacGTACGATGTGGCTTCTGTCGTTGCAGTATTTTCACTTGGATCACTGCTTCAGTTGTCTTCACCTATGCTAGGATTTTCTGTGCTTCGAGGAATTTCTATTAGTTACTGCCTGGTGCGAAGTTTAGTTGTCGAGGAAGGACTAAAGACCCTAATACAAGACGAAGACACTGCGGCCAAGTTGAGATTTTGCAATCGTTACTTGGACATGGAAGAAGGCGTGGCAAAAGCTGTAGTAGATCATGTATCAAGCCTTCATCCAATGATGCTAAAGAAGTACTTTGTACCAGCTCTCGTAGACAGCTGTCTTATTAAAAATTGTTATCAATTGGACAAAAAGGAAAGACTTCTGCAAAGAGAACCGCTGTCTTTAATGTCAATGCCAGAAATAGAcaaaaaagtaaaagaagaggtgcctaaaataaaagaagacTTTGACAACATCTGTTTGCAAATCAATGAGCAGTGCGCGTCGTTTGCTACTTGCCATTTTCACGCACAGACACCTCGAAGAGTTGAATCTGGTTTTGCCGACGATGAGACCAGTGCAAACTTGCAGATGATTCGCCGTGCTCGACAGCCTCGGAATTCGAAGTTTTGCCAAATGGTTATTGCTTTGCACGGTGGAACTCACTATTTGGGTCTGAAAGATTTCACGGGAGAGTATGAACACTTTCAATTTCTTGACCGGCTTTCTCATACTCAGCGTCAGCAGTGTTTGGAACTTCACGTTTTGACGGAATCTTTTCCCCTTTTTGCCCTTAGGCGTCGCATAGCTCAAACTTCGGGCTGCAGCCGAGTTCGTGCAAAAAAGTTGGCTGTTCTTAGACAAGCCAAACCTGTCATTCGACCAGACTGCATATTTACTGATAGATCAGGCATTTCTGATCGCCTTACAAAACATAAATCGGACGTTGAAATGGAGGATATGCTGGAAAGCTTTAAAAACGAATTGTCAACGGATGCTACGAGATTAGAAGAAAGTAAAGCTTTAGCACTTTGTCTTACCGTTGCCGGTAGTTGCAAAGTCGTTGCAAAGTTGCTACGAAGCGAAGTTCCTATGCATCGTTTCCGTAACGAAATCGCAGACGTTCTATCAGAGCGCCTTCACACTTTATCTGACGCGACTTGCAGAGCTCAAATTCATTTTGTACAGCTACCTTGCGTAAAAAGGATTCTTCAGTCTTCTCGTGGAGCACAGTTTTGCCTTGAGTTCGTAAAGTTGTACACAGATCTGGGAGGAAAACCTGATACTAAGCTTTTATCTGGATTGGAAGATGAAGGAAGTCCTGAGGACGTTCAAATTGTAGTTCGAGCCCTTATCTTAGGATTTCATCTTTCAAAAAAGGAGTTTAGATCTGACTCAGACGAGGAATCTTTTCAAATTTTGCCTGAGCTAAGAACGCCTACCGATGAAAGCAAACTTCGTGTTTGCAACATTCTTGATTGCTTGTCATTCTGTTCCACAATGGACTGGTGGGCGCGAAGAAACACGATAGTGCTTCCTTTCTTTAGAAGACTAACTAAGCCGAATATTTGTTTTGCCcaagaaatgaaagaagcTTACAGTCTAGATCTACTCGAAACGTTAGAAGCTATTGCAGTTTGTTTGCCGAGCTTTGCTTTAGCCgtcattgaatttttgaGACCTCATGGTGCAAGTGGAATTTGTGGACTTTTTTGGCGTACAATGCACTTTGTCATTCAAATGAGAGTTAATCCAAGAAAGGAAGGACTAAAGGCGgtagaagagaagacgaaattacGTGCACAATGTCAAACGTTTGCTTCCAGTAACACATTTGCTAGCGGACAAGTTCTAATAGCGTTGCTCAAATTTTTCCCTAGCGATGTTGCCGAGatgcaaaacaaaatttttgacTTTGCAACTACGTTATcaacttcttcgtctttgaaggCATTTCAGTTGCTTTGGTGGTGTCTTTCTTCGCCGTATTCCCGTTGTCGTGAGACAATCGCTGACAAGGCAGAAAGCTATGGATCGACAATCGAATGTCCGCAAAAGAGAGCGTTGGCGCTTTGCAGACTTTCAATCTACTGTTGCAGTTCTCAGAAAACTTTGGAGCTTTTGAATACGTCACTAAAAGGTATTACTATTACTGAATTAGCTCAGTCAACCATGGCAGCCGAATTGCGTCAGTGTGTACCCGAACTTTATTTTATCATTTCCGCTGTTGCCTTGAAAGAAAATGGTGCTGTTAATTTAGCAAATAGGTTTTGGGATTCTGTTCATTTGGGTGACAATTTAATTGGCTTCCAGTCCTTTGCTTTGGAACAAGCGAAAACACTAATTGAACTGGAAGCAGAGAAGGATGACTCTATCGGTATTCTTTTTAACTTAATTCTACTAACTAGTCGAACACGAGACACTCTATTGGCCGGCGGCTGCTGCCTGCATTTGGCAGGTAACGAAGACAAATATTGGTTCGCCTTTCAAAATGGCATTGGAGTTACTGCTCAGTCTGCTCGTCACAAGCTAAGGAAACGGCTTAGACAAGGTTTTCTTGATTTGTCTGTACCAGTGGCTTTGGTTCTAAAAGCAATGCTAAAAAGTGAACGTAGAATGGAAGTTGCCGAGTTTTTCCCGCATTTGCGCATTGTTTCAAAAGAAGTCATAACGTTGATTGAAGCATGGCTGGAAGATGACATTCTGTGCTCCATCGAAATTATGGAAAACGTAACAGTGAAAAATGCAGTGCTGCTACTTATTTCGGAGTGCCATGGCTTAACTGAACGCAGCTTTGATTGCATTTTTAAATTCCTGAAGtgcaaaaacgacgtttttcgtaTGCGAGCAGAAGGCGTTTTGACTGCATCGCAGGTTTATTGCACGTCATCATCAAGTGTACATTTTTTACAAAAAATTGCCAACTTTGTGGAGGATGCACAGAAGAGCAGAAACTGTAGAATCGCGTACCTGGCGCGAAAGTTGCTATATTCTATTCACCACGATGATGCCAGCATTTGTACCGACTTGCTGAAGGGTGTTTCTCGCGAACTTGAAGAGACAGTTGGAACAAATGAAAGCAATGTGCTCATTGAAGGAATGTATTCTGCATCTGCAGAAGTATGGAAAGAACTTGAAAAGGTGCTAGGCGAATTAAAGAGCAAAACCAATTCAGAGGACTTGCAAAAGTCCATCTTCTTGTCCCTCTGCTCTCTGTGCCACGGGTTCCGACTGCAAGGTTTTAACGATACGTCAAAGTTTTACCAACATTTCTCCTCATgcattcgtttctttgccaatAATGCAATGGCTGAGGAACTGttgaaagaaattcaatgTTTTCGTTCGAATCCGCTAGCTATTTTGAGGATCATTTCTTTCCGCAAAGAAGGAGATTTCAAATATAACGACGTGCAAAAATGGCTCCGGGTTAACCTGCGAGATCTACTACAGACGCTAAGTAATGACACTATTGGCGCTGAATATAAATTTCTAGACGCCGATTTGCTATGTGAACGTAGCAGTGCTTATCATGTTCTTTATTGTTTATCAAATGCAGCTGACGATTGGAGAAGTGAGCGGATCCGTAACATCATGGAGAATGTAGTTTCGCTTCAATGGAGAGATTGGGAGTTGGAAATGGATTCAATGGAGCTAGTTGAAAGCGAAATCGAGTTAGACCCATCCTTCTCAACTTGTAGTATCATTCAGAAGCTGGCGATGCTTTGTTCAGACATGCTAAAGAAGTGGAATCAGAATCAAACAGAGTTCAAAAATATAATTGCTGGTCTCTTGTGCAACGTGGTGATATGTCTTGCTGGGGTTCTCGGCGCTGCAATTAGTGATAAACCGTCTTCCAagtctttttcaaatcaagaTGCAAAGTTTCTTGTTATGTTTGCTTTGCAGAGAAGTCCGCTCGTTCAGTACGCTGTCCTGGTGATAATTGCCAATCTAAATTTCACCGAACTTGACGACAATGTTGTTTCTTTGACATATCATCTGCTCCAGTATCCTGGCTCCTGTCTGACGCGATGCCAAAttcttgaaaaaattcgacatCTTTATAGAattgttgaagagaaaaaatatgcTCTAGAGAAACAATTGCAATCTGGCAGCGCAATAGAATGCGTCGTGGCGTGTTGCTTAATAGCAATGATGACCAAATTTAGCAATATGAATTCGGACATTTTAAAAACGTTGACGGAAAAATTAAAAGCCGTGCTCCAAAATCAAACGATCTGTCAACAACCAATCTACCCCTTTTGGATTGATTCGAAAGCTGGAAAATTTCCCTTGGTGGAAGACTTGATATTAGAGACGTTGACAAATATTTCTGGAAGTGTCTTCGAAGCCGTCCCGCTTCTACCATATAAATTGGGAGAGCCAGACTCAAAAGGAGTATTTGTGCACGAGGAAACATCAAAGAGTCCTATTTGGTACAAGTATGGCTATGACAGTGAAGAGTGGCTGTGGACTCCGTATGAACCAGGTAAAAAGAAGCGCGTGTGGATGTCTGCGTCGACTGATATTGTTCAAGAGGGCGACTACAAATCTTACCTTCCTTCTTTAGAAAATCAGGAACTTATACGGTACTTGCAATCTtgtcctcgtcctccttcTAGTTCCGGAGCACTTGGTCACCTACTCACCTGA